In the Bacillus shivajii genome, one interval contains:
- a CDS encoding amino acid ABC transporter permease codes for MVEWFRDIHWEHLYDPQLAWDSLPFLLDAAKITLFIALISMFFALVLGLFLAMARMSNFWFLRWPARIYISFMRGTPLLVFLFILYYGLPVIGIQFNSAITAGIVGISLNFAAYNAEVIRSALMSVPRGQWESAAALQMGYWQTMRRIIIPQATRIALPPTFNIFLDVVKGTSLASVITVHELLYGARLIAGRTYESMTMYITAALIYWVICIIIGHFQDRLEKRYNRYLNKT; via the coding sequence ATGGTTGAATGGTTTAGAGACATTCACTGGGAGCATCTTTATGATCCACAATTAGCGTGGGACTCCCTCCCATTTTTATTAGATGCTGCTAAAATTACACTTTTTATCGCATTAATTAGTATGTTTTTTGCACTCGTTTTAGGATTGTTTTTAGCTATGGCTCGTATGTCAAATTTTTGGTTTTTAAGATGGCCAGCGCGTATTTATATTTCTTTTATGCGTGGAACGCCGTTACTCGTGTTTTTATTTATTTTATATTATGGCTTACCAGTAATCGGCATTCAATTTAATAGTGCGATAACAGCAGGGATTGTCGGAATTAGTTTAAACTTTGCCGCTTATAATGCTGAAGTCATTCGTTCTGCATTAATGTCTGTTCCAAGAGGACAATGGGAGTCAGCCGCTGCATTACAGATGGGGTATTGGCAAACGATGCGAAGAATCATTATTCCACAAGCTACAAGAATCGCATTACCGCCAACCTTTAATATTTTTCTTGATGTTGTCAAAGGTACATCTTTAGCATCTGTCATTACTGTTCATGAACTTTTGTATGGAGCACGCCTCATTGCTGGAAGAACGTATGAAAGTATGACAATGTACATAACAGCAGCCCTTATTTATTGGGTCATCTGTATTATTATTGGTCATTTCCAAGATCGACTAGAAAAACGTTATAACCGATATTTAAATAAAACATAA
- a CDS encoding amino acid ABC transporter ATP-binding protein, which yields MIDVHNLKKSFGENTVLESIDFNVKKGEVVCLIGPSGSGKTTLLRCLNLLEIPNHGSITIGDKNVKFSEKKLGKKEKNELRKYSGMVFQGFHLFPHKTVIENIIEAPLIVQRRKRDSLVTEGEKLLKKVGMFEHKDKYPDSLSGGQQQRAAIARSLMMNPEVLLFDEPTSALDPQLVREVLRVIEALAKEGQTMVIVTHEMNFARRVADKVFFMDGGYIVESGNAKDVLESPNKQRTKEFLQLLSE from the coding sequence ATGATTGATGTGCACAATTTAAAAAAGTCTTTTGGTGAGAATACCGTCCTCGAATCGATTGATTTTAATGTAAAAAAAGGGGAAGTTGTTTGTTTAATTGGCCCTTCGGGATCAGGAAAAACGACACTACTCCGTTGCTTAAATCTATTAGAAATACCTAACCATGGTTCGATTACTATTGGGGATAAAAACGTCAAGTTTAGTGAAAAGAAACTCGGAAAAAAAGAAAAGAATGAGTTACGTAAATACTCTGGGATGGTCTTTCAAGGGTTTCATTTATTTCCACATAAGACGGTCATCGAAAATATTATTGAAGCCCCATTAATCGTGCAAAGAAGGAAAAGAGATTCTTTAGTAACAGAAGGTGAAAAGCTTTTAAAAAAAGTCGGGATGTTCGAACATAAAGATAAGTATCCCGATTCATTGTCCGGTGGACAGCAGCAACGTGCTGCCATTGCCCGGTCGTTAATGATGAATCCTGAGGTCCTATTATTTGATGAACCGACGTCGGCATTAGACCCTCAATTGGTTCGAGAAGTTCTTCGAGTCATTGAAGCATTGGCAAAAGAAGGGCAAACAATGGTAATTGTTACACATGAAATGAACTTTGCTAGGAGAGTTGCAGATAAAGTATTCTTTATGGATGGCGGGTATATTGTAGAAAGCGGGAATGCAAAAGATGTGTTAGAGAGTCCGAACAAGCAAAGGACGAAGGAGTTCTTACAGTTATTAAGTGAATAA
- a CDS encoding LacI family DNA-binding transcriptional regulator, whose product MKRVTMQDVATEANVSKSTVSQYINKRYDYMGEETKNRIEQAIKVLGYQPNYVARSLKQKKTSTIGVIVANILHTFSTQVIRAIEDYCHEHDFHVIVCNADDDPEKERKYIEMLRAKQVDGLIVFPTGENLDLYNQMLDEKFPLVFADRFIDHLPVKCILLDNEKASMLAVNHLIENGYKDIGIVTTSLERKLTPRIERVSGYKEALNNNGVDVNETYVQSVEVHRMKEVIKEMLSLPEPPKALIAGNDLALMEVLKVVKEEQISIPQDLAIIGIDEVSFASLFNPTITTVAQPAFEMGKDAAHLLLELIKHPAQVPERNIYRYEPILHIRNSS is encoded by the coding sequence ATGAAAAGGGTTACAATGCAAGATGTTGCAACAGAAGCAAATGTTTCAAAAAGCACTGTCTCTCAGTATATTAACAAGCGCTATGACTATATGGGAGAGGAAACAAAAAATAGAATTGAGCAAGCGATAAAAGTGTTAGGGTATCAACCTAATTACGTTGCACGAAGCTTAAAGCAAAAAAAGACTTCGACAATAGGCGTGATCGTCGCGAACATCCTACACACATTTTCAACTCAAGTCATTCGAGCAATTGAAGATTATTGTCACGAGCATGATTTTCATGTCATCGTCTGTAATGCCGATGATGATCCTGAAAAAGAACGGAAATACATTGAGATGCTAAGGGCTAAACAAGTAGATGGACTCATTGTTTTTCCAACGGGAGAAAATTTAGATCTATATAATCAAATGCTTGATGAAAAATTCCCACTAGTTTTTGCTGATAGATTTATTGATCATCTCCCAGTGAAATGTATTTTACTAGATAACGAGAAAGCAAGTATGTTGGCAGTTAATCATTTAATTGAAAACGGATACAAAGATATTGGGATTGTCACAACTTCTTTGGAGCGTAAGTTAACCCCGAGAATTGAGAGGGTCTCAGGATACAAGGAAGCATTAAATAATAATGGTGTTGATGTGAACGAAACATATGTACAAAGTGTCGAAGTGCATAGGATGAAAGAAGTTATTAAAGAAATGCTTTCACTTCCAGAGCCACCGAAGGCGTTAATAGCCGGGAACGACTTAGCACTGATGGAAGTGTTGAAAGTCGTAAAGGAAGAACAGATTAGCATTCCTCAAGACTTAGCGATTATCGGGATTGATGAAGTATCATTTGCAAGCTTATTTAATCCGACGATTACAACAGTCGCACAGCCAGCATTTGAAATGGGGAAAGATGCAGCACATCTATTGCTCGAGCTTATTAAGCACCCTGCACAAGTGCCAGAGAGAAACATTTATAGGTATGAACCTATATTGCATATTAGAAATTCAAGCTAA
- a CDS encoding sugar kinase codes for MITFNPNTKGPMRYSHTFERKVGGAELNFAIGCARLGLNTGWISKLGKDEFGRYILNFVRGEGIDTSEVELVDGYPTSLNFKEILEDGSGSTFYYRSNSPTSVLTKESIIEDYIKQSKVLHITGVFAAIDKKNPGIIKHAIEIAKKHGVKVSFDPNLRLKLWTLEEAKKTLLDFLPHVDIVLSGEEEAELLFGERTIEEYIEIFKDYGVEDIVLKRGEEGSVGYRNGEMVYADPVKPKSVVDTVGAGDGFNAGYVYSYLNGKSLEESLHFANVIGSMVVTVSGDNEGLPYVEDVLAKVNNEQKIER; via the coding sequence ATGATTACATTTAATCCAAATACAAAAGGCCCTATGAGATACAGTCATACATTCGAGCGTAAAGTAGGTGGAGCAGAGCTCAACTTTGCGATCGGGTGTGCACGGTTAGGTCTAAATACAGGTTGGATTAGTAAACTTGGAAAAGACGAATTTGGGAGATATATTCTCAATTTTGTGAGAGGGGAAGGGATCGATACTTCAGAAGTGGAGTTAGTTGACGGTTACCCAACTTCGTTAAACTTTAAAGAAATATTAGAGGATGGTTCGGGGAGCACTTTCTATTACAGAAGTAATTCACCGACTTCGGTTTTAACGAAAGAAAGTATTATTGAAGATTACATTAAACAGTCGAAAGTTCTTCACATAACAGGGGTTTTTGCGGCAATCGATAAGAAAAATCCTGGCATCATTAAGCATGCGATTGAAATCGCAAAGAAACATGGAGTAAAGGTTTCTTTTGATCCAAACTTAAGACTTAAGCTCTGGACATTAGAAGAAGCAAAGAAAACACTATTAGATTTCTTGCCTCATGTCGATATCGTCCTATCGGGTGAAGAAGAAGCTGAACTTTTGTTCGGTGAAAGAACAATTGAAGAATACATCGAAATTTTCAAAGATTATGGTGTAGAAGATATTGTATTAAAGCGTGGAGAAGAAGGTTCTGTCGGATACCGAAATGGTGAGATGGTTTATGCAGATCCAGTAAAACCGAAGAGTGTTGTTGATACGGTTGGTGCAGGTGATGGATTTAATGCCGGCTATGTTTACTCTTACTTAAATGGCAAGTCACTTGAAGAATCTCTACACTTTGCTAATGTCATTGGCTCAATGGTCGTGACCGTTTCTGGAGATAATGAAGGTCTACCTTATGTGGAAGATGTACTAGCAAAAGTGAACAATGAACAAAAGATTGAGAGGTAA
- the hxlA gene encoding 3-hexulose-6-phosphate synthase — protein MMKLQLALDRLTKSECFQILKSTEDYIDWIEVGTGVIKEYGVSIIKEIKEKYPKHTIVADMKTCDAGKHEAEQAFNAGADITTVMAFAADGTIKDMLEVADRYNKRVMVDLLGIESEERVKEIEDLGADLVSLHIGKDMQKDGQKVTTQQFDLVATSPNLEIAVAGGINEDSISSYISYHPNVIIVGSAITQASNKEEAAKSLKGVIPS, from the coding sequence ATGATGAAACTTCAACTTGCCTTAGACCGTCTGACGAAATCAGAATGCTTTCAAATTTTAAAAAGCACGGAGGATTATATAGACTGGATTGAAGTTGGAACTGGTGTCATTAAAGAATACGGTGTTTCAATAATTAAAGAAATAAAAGAAAAATACCCAAAGCATACAATTGTTGCAGATATGAAAACATGTGATGCTGGAAAACACGAGGCAGAGCAAGCTTTTAATGCCGGGGCTGATATAACGACAGTTATGGCATTCGCAGCAGATGGCACGATTAAAGATATGCTTGAGGTAGCTGATCGTTATAACAAAAGAGTGATGGTTGACTTACTTGGGATAGAAAGTGAAGAAAGGGTCAAAGAAATTGAAGACCTCGGAGCTGATTTAGTCAGCCTTCACATCGGTAAGGATATGCAAAAGGATGGTCAAAAGGTTACGACTCAACAATTTGATTTGGTAGCAACATCTCCAAATCTCGAAATAGCTGTTGCTGGCGGAATTAATGAAGATTCCATCTCAAGCTATATCAGTTATCATCCGAATGTCATTATTGTTGGAAGCGCGATCACTCAAGCGTCTAACAAAGAAGAGGCAGCTAAAAGCTTGAAAGGAGTGATTCCTTCTTGA
- the hxlB gene encoding 6-phospho-3-hexuloisomerase: MKSTIQQVANEVSEVLSNLEETEALRVSEELLKAKRIFVLGEGRSGLMGKAFAMRLMHADFNVYVVGETITPSIQSGDLLVAISGSGTTGQIVEFANKAKEVGAKVLAVTTNRKSPLAELSEVTLRVPAATKHRPPDEPDTIQPLGNQFDQSLHLLLDAIIIFTINKSKGNDFHQEMKNRHSNLE, from the coding sequence TTGAAATCAACCATTCAACAAGTAGCGAATGAAGTGTCAGAAGTACTTTCAAATCTTGAAGAAACAGAAGCGCTTCGAGTAAGTGAGGAGCTACTAAAAGCAAAACGTATTTTTGTTCTCGGTGAAGGACGCTCCGGGTTGATGGGAAAAGCCTTTGCGATGCGCTTAATGCATGCAGATTTCAATGTATATGTTGTCGGTGAAACAATTACACCAAGCATACAAAGCGGAGACTTGCTAGTAGCGATCTCGGGCTCTGGAACAACAGGACAAATCGTCGAATTTGCTAATAAGGCAAAAGAGGTTGGAGCGAAAGTGCTCGCTGTAACAACTAACAGAAAATCGCCTTTAGCCGAATTAAGTGAAGTGACATTAAGAGTCCCTGCTGCAACAAAGCATCGTCCCCCTGATGAACCAGATACGATTCAGCCATTAGGGAATCAATTTGATCAAAGCCTTCACTTATTGTTAGATGCAATCATTATTTTTACAATAAACAAATCAAAAGGAAACGACTTTCATCAAGAAATGAAAAATCGTCACTCCAACCTAGAATAG